In Salarias fasciatus chromosome 20, fSalaFa1.1, whole genome shotgun sequence, a single window of DNA contains:
- the oard1 gene encoding ADP-ribose glycohydrolase OARD1 isoform X2 → MSSEVQNPAVSGTVKAPSDGPTPPPAGETAEGGWRLNYVSGDLFSCPKEESLAHCISEDCRMGAGIAVAFKKTFKGVDELKKQEKKPGQCAVLKRDQRFIYYLITKRKAAQKPTYFHLTESLEDMKAHCVRNNVTRISMPRIGCGLDRLKWDKVSEILEDVFSNTDISITVYSLPQKEETTVMKENWRR, encoded by the exons ATGTCGTCCGAAGTCCAGAATCCAGCTGTTTCCGGCACAGTTAAG GCTCCGTCTGACGGTCCAacgccgccccctgctggcgagACTGCAGAAGGCGGCTGGAGGCTGAACTATGTCTCCGGGGATCTGTTTTCCTGCCCTAAAGAAGAGTCTCTGGCTCACTGCATCAGCGAGGACTGCCGCATGGGGGCAGGCATCGCAGTGGCGTTCAAGAAGACGTTCAAAGGAGTGGATGAGTTAAAGAAACAGG AGAAGAAGCCCGGACAGTGTGCGGTCCTGAAAAGGGACCAGCGTTTTATCTACTATCTG ATCACAAAGAGAAAAGCCGCACAGAAGCCCACCTACTTCCACCTGACAGAGAGCCTGGAGGACATGAAGGCGCACTGCGTGAGGAACAACGTAACAAGAATATCAATGCCTCG GATCGGTTGTGGCCTGGATCGGCTGAAGTGGGACAAAGTGTCGGAGATCCTGGAAGATGTGTTCAGTAACACGGACATCTCCATCACAGTCTACAGCCTCCCTCAGAAAGAAGAGACAACGGTGATGAAGGAAAACTGGCGCAGATGA
- the oard1 gene encoding ADP-ribose glycohydrolase OARD1 isoform X1, whose translation MQTARRCFHFSTQSRMQAHFSLSAPMSSEVQNPAVSGTVKAPSDGPTPPPAGETAEGGWRLNYVSGDLFSCPKEESLAHCISEDCRMGAGIAVAFKKTFKGVDELKKQEKKPGQCAVLKRDQRFIYYLITKRKAAQKPTYFHLTESLEDMKAHCVRNNVTRISMPRIGCGLDRLKWDKVSEILEDVFSNTDISITVYSLPQKEETTVMKENWRR comes from the exons atgcagacagccAGACGTTGTTTTCACTTCTCAACTCAATCCAGAATGCAAGCGCACTTCTCTCTTTCAGCACCGATGTCGTCCGAAGTCCAGAATCCAGCTGTTTCCGGCACAGTTAAG GCTCCGTCTGACGGTCCAacgccgccccctgctggcgagACTGCAGAAGGCGGCTGGAGGCTGAACTATGTCTCCGGGGATCTGTTTTCCTGCCCTAAAGAAGAGTCTCTGGCTCACTGCATCAGCGAGGACTGCCGCATGGGGGCAGGCATCGCAGTGGCGTTCAAGAAGACGTTCAAAGGAGTGGATGAGTTAAAGAAACAGG AGAAGAAGCCCGGACAGTGTGCGGTCCTGAAAAGGGACCAGCGTTTTATCTACTATCTG ATCACAAAGAGAAAAGCCGCACAGAAGCCCACCTACTTCCACCTGACAGAGAGCCTGGAGGACATGAAGGCGCACTGCGTGAGGAACAACGTAACAAGAATATCAATGCCTCG GATCGGTTGTGGCCTGGATCGGCTGAAGTGGGACAAAGTGTCGGAGATCCTGGAAGATGTGTTCAGTAACACGGACATCTCCATCACAGTCTACAGCCTCCCTCAGAAAGAAGAGACAACGGTGATGAAGGAAAACTGGCGCAGATGA
- the guca1b gene encoding guanylyl cyclase-activating protein 2 encodes MGQRLSEESDPDKEIDVAELQEWYKKFVVECPSGTLFMHEFKSFFGVTNNKEAADYIENMFRAFDKNGDNTIDFLEYVAALNLVLRGKLEHKLKWTFKMYDKDGSGCIDKTELLEIVESIYRLKKACHGELDEECNLLTPDQVVDRIFELVDENGDGELSLDEFIDGARRDKWVMKMLQMDVNPGDWINERRRSADF; translated from the exons ATGGGTCAGCGGCTGAGCGAGGAAAGTGACCCAGACAAGGAAATCGATgtggcagagctgcaggaatgGTACAAAAAGTTTGTGGTGGAGTGTCCGAGTGGAACTCTGTTCATGCACGAGTTCAAGAGCTTCTTCGGGGTCACCAACAACAAGGAGGCAGCAGATtacattgaaaacatgtttcgAGCCTTTGACAAGAATGGC GACAACACCATTGATTTCCTGGAGTACGTGGCAGCTTTGAACTTAGTCCTTCGGGGAAAGTTGGAGCATAAGCTCAAATGGACATTCAAAATGTATGATAAGGACGGAAGCGGGTGCATTGACAAAACAGAGCTTCTTGAAATTGTGGAG TCCATTTATCGGCTGAAGAAAGCCTGCCATGGAGAGCTGGATGAAGAATGCAATCTGCTGACCCCAGACCAAGTGGTTGACCGGATATTTGAGCTGGTTGATGAAAATGGAGATG GGGAGCTTTCTCTGGATGAGTTCATCGACGGTGCGCGGAGGGACAAGTGGGTGATGAAGATGCTGCAGATGGATGTCAACCCCGGGGACTGGATCAACGAACGACGGCGCAGTGCAGACTTCTGA